From Alligator mississippiensis isolate rAllMis1 chromosome 9, rAllMis1, whole genome shotgun sequence, one genomic window encodes:
- the PRPF6 gene encoding pre-mRNA-processing factor 6 has product MAAAAASSSSSSSGAGGSSSAAPSGLAAAITGTMNKKKKPFLGMPAPLGYVPGLGRGATGFTTRSDIGPARDANDPVDDRHAPPGKRTVGDQMKKNQTADDDDEDLNDTNYDEFNGYAGSLFSSGPYEKDDEEADAIYAALDKRMDERRKERREQREKEEIEKYRMERPKIQQQFSDLKRKLAEVTEEEWLSIPEVGDARNKRQRNPRYEKLTPVPDSFFAKHLQSGENHTSVDPRQTQFGGLNTPYPGGLNTPYPGGMTPGLMTPGTGELDMRKIGQARNTLMDMRLSQVSDSVSGQTVVDPKGYLTDLNSMIPTHGGDINDIKKARLLLKSVRETNPHHPPAWIASARLEEVTGKLQVARNLIMKGTEMCPKSEDVWLEAARLQPGDTAKAVVAQAVRHLPQSVRIYIRAAELETDIRAKKRVLRKALEHVPNSVRLWKAAVELEEPEDARIMLSRAVECCPTSVELWLALARLETYENARKVLNKARENIPTDRHIWITAAKLEEANGNTQMVEKIIDRAITSLRANGVEINREQWIQDAEECDKAGSVATCQAIMRAVIGIGIEEEDRKHTWMEDADSCVAHNALECARAIYAYALQIFPSKKSVWLRAAYFEKNHGTRESLEALLQRAVAHCPKAEVLWLMGAKSKWLAGDVPAARSILALAFQANPNSEEIWLAAVKLESENNEYERARRLLAKARSSAPTARVFMKSVKLEWVLGNIAAAQELCEEALKHYEDFPKLWMMKGQVEEQKELTERAREAYNQGLKKCPHSIPLWLLLSRLEEKVGQLTRARAILEKSRLKNPKNPDLWLESVRLEYRAGLKNIANTLMAKALQECPNSGILWSEAIFLEARPQRKTKSVDALKKCEHDPHVLLAVAKLFWSERKITKAREWFHRTVKIDSDLGDAWAFFYKFELQHGTEEQQEEVKKRCENAEPRHGELWCEMSKDIENWQKKIGEILVLVAAKIKNTF; this is encoded by the exons ATGGCCGCCGCGGccgcttcctcttcctcttcctcctcaggcGCGGGCGGCTCCAGCTCGGCCGCTCCCTCGGGCTTAGCCGCCGCCATCACGGGCACCATGAACAAGAAAAAGAAGCCGTTCCTGGGCATGCCCGCGCCGCTGGGCTACGTGCCGGGCCTGGGCCGCGG CGCTACGGGCTTCACCACCCGTTCGGATATCGGCCCGGCGCGTGATGCCAACGACCCGGTGGACGATCGCCATGCGCCGCCGGGGAAGAGGACCGTCGGGGACCAGATGAAGAAAAACCAGACGGCAGACGACGATGACGAAGATCTGAACGACACCAATTATGATGAG TTTAATGGCTATGCTGGGAGCCTGTTCTCAAGTGGTCCTTATGAGAAAGATGATGAGGAAGCGGATGCTATTTATGCAGCATTGGATAAGAGGATGGAcgaaaggagaaaagagagaag AGAACAGCGGGAAAAAGAGGAAATTGAAAAGTACCGTATGGAACGTCCCAAAATTCAGCAGCAGTTCTCCGACTTGAAA AGGAAGCTGGCAGAAGTCACAGAAGAAGAGTGGCTGAGCATTCCAGAAGTTGGCGATGCCAGAAACAAGCGTCAGAGGAACCCACGTTATGAGAAGCTGACTCCTGTACCTGATAGCTTCTTTGCTAAACACTTGCAAAGTGGGGAGAATCACACTTCTGTGGACCCCCGACAGACG CAATTTGGTGGCTTGAACACGCCGTATCCAGGGGGGCTGAACACTCCTTATCCAGGAGGAATGACACCTGGACTAATGACACCTGGGACAGGCGAACTGGATATGAGGAAGATTGGCCAGGCCAGGAATACTCTGATGGATATGAGATTGAGCCAG GTGTCTGACTCTGTGAGTGGCCAAACTGTGGTGGACCCAAAGGGATACCTGACAGACTTGAATTCTATGATTCCAACACATGGCGGAGATATCAA TGATATCAAAAAAGCTCGTTTGCTTCTGAAGTCTGTCCGGGAGACCAATCCTCACCACCCCCCAGCATGGATCGCTTCAGCCCGCCTGGAAGAAGTCACTGGCAAACTGCAAGTAGCTCGCAACCTCATCATGAAGGGGACAGAAATGTGCCCCAAG AGTGAAGATGTTTGGTTAGAAGCTGCtcggctgcagcctggggacacAGCGAAGGCCGTGGTGGCCCAGGCAGTCCGCCATCTTCCACAGTCTGTCCGAATTTATATcagagcagcagagctggagacAGACATCCGAGCAAAGAAACGTGTCCTCAGGAAAG CCCTTGAGCACGTTCCAAACTCGGTGCGCTTGTGGAAGGCCGCAGTAGAGTTGGAAGAACCTGAAGATGCTAGGATAATGCTAAGCCGTGCTGTGGAATGCTGCCCAACTAGCGTGGAG CTGTGGCTTGCTTTGGCAAGGCTGGAGACATATGAGAATGCTCGCAAAGTTCTGAATAAAGCCCGTGAGAACATTCCGACAGACCGGCACATCTGGATCACGGCTGCCAAACTGGAAGAAGCCAACGGAAACACTCAGATGGTAGAGAAAATCATTGACAGAGCTATCACGTCCCTCAGGGCAAACGGGGTGGAAATCAACAGAGAGCAGTGGATCCAG gATGCAGAGGAGTGCGATAAAGCTGGAAGCGTGGCAACCTGTCAGGCGATTATGCGAGCTGTAATTGGGATCGGGATTGAGGAGGAAGATCGGAAACACACCTGGATGGAAGATGCAGATAGC TGTGTCGCTCACAATGCTCTGGAATGTGCTCGGGCAATTTACGCTTACGCCTTGCAAATTTTCCCCAGCAAGAAGAGCGTGTGGTTGAGAGCAGCCTACTTTGAAAAGAACCATGGAACTAG GGAATCTCTGGAGGCACTTTTGCAGAGAGCTGTGGCTCACTGTCCCAAAGCAGAAGTGCTGTGGCTCATGGGAGCTAAATCCAAGTGGCTAGCTGGAGACGTGCCTGCAGCCAGAAGCATTCTGGCCCTGGCTTTCCAG GCCAACCCCAACAGCGAAGAGATCTGGCTGGCTGCCGTGAAGCTGGAGTCCGAAAACAATGAATATGAAAGAGCAAGAAGGCTGCTGGCGAAAGCCCGTAGCAGTGCCCCCACCGCGAGG GTCTTCATGAAGTCTGTGAAATTAGAATGGGTGCTGGGGAACATCGCCGCTGCCCAGGAACTCTGTGAGGAAGCCCTGAAGCACTATGAAGACTTCCCCAAACTGTGGATGATGAAAGGACAGGTAGAAGAGCAAAAGGAACTAACCGAAAGGGCTCGAGAAGCCTATAATCAAGGG TTGAAGAAATGTCCCCATTCCATCCCCCTGTGGCTCTTGCTGTCAAGGCTGGAGGAGAAAGTTGGGCAACTGACCAGAGCAAGAGCCATCTTGGAGAAGTCCCGCTTAAAGAATCCGAAAAATCCCGACCTTTG GTTAGAGTCTGTGCGATTGGAATACAGGGCTGGACTGAAGAACATCGCCAATACGCTGATGGCCAAGGCTCTACAAGAATGTCCCAACTCGG GAATCCTTTGGTCAGAAGCAATTTTCCTGGAGGCAAGACCTCAACGGAAGACCAAAAGTGTGGATGCTCTGAAGAAGTGCGAACATGACCCACACGTCCTGCTGGCTGTGGCTAA GCTGTTCTGGAGCGAGCGTAAAATAACCAAGGCCCGGGAATGGTTTCATCGAACAGTGAAGATCGACTCGGATCTGGGGGATGCCTGGGCTTTCTTTTACAAATTTGAGCTTCAGCACGGCACCGAG